A region of Streptomyces sp. R44 DNA encodes the following proteins:
- a CDS encoding RICIN domain-containing protein has product MSPTVRRASRAAVCLAFAAAGALSLVQAPAMSAPQAPVGTGWYQIRAKHSGMCLDVANFSFSHAAAVVQATCGSGHNQQWRLLPQGDSKYKIQVRHSGMCLDVAWGSRQHGAPVVQSTCNGGSNQVWWFVQPPGRAPLVDSSIGQVPRTGNSVGIVVDHTGMVLDVAWDSLQHGAKIVQATPPGGEPAINQQWQFLRAPQ; this is encoded by the coding sequence ATGTCTCCCACCGTGCGAAGGGCGTCGAGAGCCGCCGTGTGCCTTGCGTTCGCGGCCGCCGGTGCCCTGTCCCTCGTCCAAGCCCCCGCGATGTCCGCGCCCCAGGCCCCGGTCGGCACCGGCTGGTACCAGATCAGGGCCAAGCACTCCGGCATGTGCCTGGACGTCGCCAACTTCAGCTTCAGCCATGCCGCCGCCGTCGTGCAGGCCACGTGCGGGTCCGGCCACAACCAGCAGTGGCGTCTCCTGCCCCAGGGCGACAGCAAGTACAAGATCCAGGTCCGGCACTCCGGGATGTGCCTGGACGTCGCCTGGGGCAGTCGGCAGCACGGCGCCCCGGTGGTGCAGTCGACCTGCAACGGCGGAAGCAACCAGGTGTGGTGGTTCGTGCAGCCGCCGGGGCGGGCCCCGCTCGTGGACAGCTCCATCGGCCAGGTGCCCCGGACCGGGAACAGCGTCGGGATCGTCGTCGACCACACCGGGATGGTGCTCGACGTCGCCTGGGACAGCCTTCAGCACGGCGCCAAGATCGTGCAGGCCACTCCGCCGGGCGGTGAGCCCGCCATCAACCAGCAGTGGCAGTTCCTGCGCGCGCCGCAATAG
- a CDS encoding cytochrome c biogenesis CcdA family protein has translation MTSGIGYFAAFLGGLLALLSPCSALLLPAFFAYSIDTRAKLVARTGILYAGLATTLVPLGAAGSLAGRFFYGHRDLLVTAGGWLIIGLGVLQILGLGFTSRRIAEASGRIRPTSALSVYALGLVYGLAGFCAGPILGSVLTVAALSGSPAYGGLLLAVYALGMAVPLFVLALLWDRYDLGRRRWLRGRPLRIGRFEVHSTSLLSGLFFIALGTLFLVFDGTTALPGLLSVDDSFAVERRVAVWGRAVPDWALLVAVVAVVVAVLAVRGGRRGNRGRAGAPGEH, from the coding sequence GTGACCTCCGGCATCGGATACTTCGCCGCGTTCCTCGGCGGCCTCCTCGCCCTGCTCAGCCCGTGCAGCGCCCTGCTCCTGCCCGCCTTCTTCGCGTATTCGATCGACACGCGCGCGAAGCTCGTGGCCAGGACCGGCATCCTCTACGCGGGTCTGGCGACCACCCTCGTCCCGCTCGGCGCCGCCGGCTCCCTCGCGGGCCGGTTCTTCTACGGCCACCGGGACCTGCTCGTCACCGCCGGGGGCTGGCTGATCATCGGGCTCGGCGTCCTCCAGATCCTCGGCCTGGGATTCACCTCCCGCCGGATCGCCGAGGCGAGCGGCCGCATCCGCCCCACCTCGGCGCTCTCCGTCTACGCCCTCGGCCTGGTCTACGGTCTCGCGGGCTTCTGCGCCGGCCCGATCCTCGGCAGCGTCCTGACGGTGGCGGCGCTGAGCGGCAGCCCGGCGTACGGCGGACTGCTCCTCGCCGTGTACGCGCTCGGCATGGCCGTCCCGCTGTTCGTCCTGGCGCTGCTCTGGGACCGGTACGACCTGGGCCGGCGGCGCTGGCTGCGGGGCCGCCCGCTCCGTATCGGCCGCTTCGAGGTCCACTCCACCTCGCTGCTCTCGGGCCTCTTCTTCATCGCCCTCGGCACCCTGTTCCTCGTCTTCGACGGGACGACCGCGCTGCCGGGCCTGCTGTCGGTCGACGACTCCTTCGCGGTCGAGCGGCGCGTGGCCGTCTGGGGCCGCGCGGTCCCGGACTGGGCGCTGCTCGTGGCCGTGGTCGCGGTCGTGGTGGCCGTCCTCGCGGTCCGCGGCGGGCGGCGCGGGAACCGGGGGCGCGCGGGGGCGCCGGGGGAGCACTGA
- a CDS encoding diacylglycerol kinase family protein produces MLILLSGIVGFAATAAGVWWFLAHRGPVRVFGALLAVAAPLVTLGLYVAGGVWVNALVALGLWGVALSCARAALRRPEDEREALMRGESVPPPRRPVLIMNPKSGGGKVERFGLVARAEALGAQVILLDPAAPADVAGLARKAVAEGADLLGVAGGDGTQALVAEVAAEHDLPFLVVSAGTRNHFAMDLGLDRTDPSRCLDALRDGEELRIDLGDVAGRPFVNTVSFGVYADVVQRPEYRDDKAGTALDVLPDLLQGGEGDRLDATADSTPLAGQQALLVSNNPYATPDPFAAVAARRPRLDGGALGVIGIRVDGAAQAAELAVLGTQATGLNVLTARRVEVQGIQGPGARAVISVAVDGEALTLPTPVVCTLRPRALRVLVPRDRPGSPVPPPPLDWRRLTRLAFPEQPAPGRNPWDTRTS; encoded by the coding sequence ATGCTGATCCTGCTGAGCGGGATCGTGGGGTTCGCCGCGACGGCCGCGGGCGTCTGGTGGTTCCTCGCGCACCGCGGGCCGGTCCGGGTGTTCGGGGCGCTGCTCGCGGTGGCCGCGCCCCTCGTCACGCTCGGCCTGTACGTCGCCGGGGGCGTCTGGGTGAACGCCCTCGTGGCCCTGGGCCTGTGGGGCGTGGCGCTGTCCTGCGCGCGGGCGGCGCTGCGCCGTCCGGAGGACGAGCGGGAGGCGCTGATGCGGGGCGAGTCCGTTCCCCCGCCCCGCCGGCCCGTGCTGATCATGAACCCGAAGTCCGGCGGCGGGAAGGTCGAGCGGTTCGGGCTCGTCGCGCGGGCGGAGGCGCTCGGGGCCCAGGTGATCCTGCTCGACCCGGCCGCGCCCGCCGATGTCGCCGGGCTCGCCCGGAAGGCCGTCGCGGAGGGCGCCGATCTTCTCGGCGTGGCGGGCGGCGACGGCACGCAGGCCCTCGTGGCCGAGGTCGCCGCCGAGCACGACCTGCCGTTCCTGGTCGTCTCGGCCGGCACCCGCAACCACTTCGCCATGGACCTTGGCCTCGACCGCACCGATCCGTCCCGCTGCCTCGACGCGCTGCGCGACGGCGAGGAGCTCCGGATCGACCTCGGTGACGTCGCCGGCCGGCCCTTCGTCAACACCGTCTCCTTCGGGGTGTACGCGGACGTGGTCCAGCGCCCCGAGTACCGCGACGACAAGGCGGGCACCGCGCTCGACGTGCTGCCCGATCTGCTCCAGGGCGGTGAGGGCGACCGTCTCGACGCGACCGCCGACTCCACTCCGCTGGCCGGTCAGCAGGCGCTCCTCGTCAGCAACAACCCGTATGCGACTCCCGATCCGTTCGCCGCGGTCGCCGCCCGCAGGCCCCGTCTCGACGGCGGCGCGCTCGGGGTGATCGGCATCCGCGTGGACGGCGCCGCGCAGGCCGCCGAGCTGGCCGTCCTGGGCACCCAGGCGACCGGCCTGAACGTCCTGACGGCCCGTAGGGTGGAGGTCCAGGGCATCCAGGGTCCAGGGGCCCGCGCGGTCATCTCCGTCGCCGTGGACGGCGAGGCCCTGACGCTGCCGACGCCCGTCGTCTGCACCCTGCGCCCGCGCGCCCTGCGGGTCCTCGTGCCCCGCGACCGGCCGGGGTCGCCGGTGCCTCCGCCGCCGCTGGACTGGCGGCGGCTCACCCGGCTGGCCTTTCCCGAGCAGCCCGCCCCGGGAAGGAACCCGTGGGACACCCGTACCTCTTGA
- a CDS encoding phosphatase PAP2 family protein: MTDDTRTGTVRAVLHDMRAVDGAVYAAVAATPTPTLDTAFRRLSAAADHSKISFTIAAALALVPGRPRRAALAGAGAIAVASASANLLGKRLVHRARPDREAARVVVGRHVPMPASASFPSGHTASAVAFATAVGSVLPPAALPLAVLAWTVGYSRVHTGVHYPGDVAAGALLGVASAGVSLAVTGSWWAARGK, encoded by the coding sequence ATGACCGACGACACGAGGACCGGGACCGTCCGGGCGGTCCTGCACGACATGCGGGCCGTGGACGGTGCCGTGTACGCGGCCGTGGCCGCGACCCCGACGCCGACGCTCGACACGGCGTTCCGCCGGCTCTCCGCGGCGGCCGACCACTCCAAGATCTCGTTCACGATCGCGGCGGCGCTCGCGCTCGTGCCGGGCCGGCCGCGGCGGGCCGCGCTCGCCGGGGCCGGGGCGATCGCGGTGGCCTCGGCCTCGGCGAACCTGCTCGGCAAGCGGCTCGTGCACCGGGCGAGGCCGGACCGGGAGGCGGCCCGGGTGGTGGTGGGCCGTCATGTGCCCATGCCGGCCTCGGCGTCGTTCCCCTCCGGGCACACCGCGTCGGCGGTCGCGTTCGCCACCGCCGTGGGCTCGGTGCTGCCGCCCGCCGCGCTGCCCCTCGCCGTCCTGGCCTGGACCGTGGGCTACTCCCGGGTCCACACCGGGGTCCACTACCCGGGTGACGTCGCCGCGGGTGCCCTCCTCGGCGTCGCGAGCGCGGGCGTCTCCCTGGCGGTGACCGGGAGCTGGTGGGCCGCCAGGGGGAAGTGA
- a CDS encoding FG-GAP repeat domain-containing protein: MNQHARPRRATLRRVLGATLIPVVGLGVAATAAPSAFAAPAGINAAAPVALDPWAASVPLSDGTALNSIRDVKTAKNGAVVALWHRTAADHSKPELVVSVRPAASSAWGEAHVLRTLPTQRSDAGLTVSDDGSVTASWMEYPNDGGPGNEKPGGVFRMATLAAGATTWSETSDIMTDPGWVHSGQLAGSPSGELVAVWQGFSAGGAGVYSSVRATPDAAWSEPVRLDEPLADGGLNGPPQLVYSAQGTATVAFVQGNARTGEVKVTDRAANGTWSKPVTVSKPGTYPTGPTLAIGRGGHAAVAWRTTEDPSSESSTQVLAVRPAGSLTWGAEEPANGFRTGGWRKVAINPQGDVTLLGVAYDEGTGFTARTTTRSASGTWSALKTISTGYVPDDQFDLTAGPDGSFHAVWTQGDTARKLMTSSRIDGVWSATPTPLSTNTTGYALGLVTVDAADRPVAVWEQSTGDFTNQLRTATTAPRPLPAWRDVSGDGKGDLVGLTSAGTLTVRTGTGTGGLGTGTSAAGWPATSTVVPFGDLSGDHCNDLLVKDAAGMLTRYDGGCGKAFAPGGPKRTLGGGWQIYDSLTAPGDLTGDGRTDLLARTPAGELWLYADNGAGAFKPRVRIGAGWQAYNTLVGVGDLNGDKNGDLLARDTAGVLWRYYGTGTGALGARVKIGAGWQAYNSLAAVGDFTGDGKADLVARDTAGVLWRYAGTGTGAFAGRVQIGGGWQMYKTLS; this comes from the coding sequence GTGAACCAGCACGCTCGGCCCCGCAGGGCCACTCTTCGCCGCGTCCTCGGCGCCACGCTCATACCCGTCGTCGGCCTCGGGGTCGCGGCGACCGCCGCGCCGAGCGCCTTCGCCGCGCCGGCCGGGATCAACGCCGCCGCGCCGGTGGCCCTCGACCCGTGGGCGGCGTCCGTTCCGCTGTCGGACGGCACGGCCCTCAACAGCATCAGGGACGTCAAGACGGCCAAGAACGGGGCGGTCGTCGCCCTCTGGCACCGGACGGCCGCGGATCACAGCAAGCCCGAGCTCGTCGTCTCGGTACGTCCGGCGGCGAGCTCCGCCTGGGGCGAGGCGCACGTCCTGCGCACGCTGCCCACCCAGCGCTCCGACGCCGGCCTCACCGTCTCCGACGACGGATCGGTCACGGCGTCCTGGATGGAGTACCCCAACGACGGCGGACCGGGGAACGAGAAGCCCGGCGGGGTGTTCCGGATGGCCACCCTCGCGGCCGGCGCCACCACGTGGTCGGAGACGTCGGACATCATGACCGACCCGGGCTGGGTGCACAGCGGGCAGCTGGCCGGCTCGCCCTCGGGCGAACTCGTCGCCGTCTGGCAGGGCTTCTCGGCGGGAGGGGCCGGGGTGTACTCCTCGGTCCGCGCCACGCCGGACGCGGCCTGGTCCGAGCCGGTCCGCCTCGACGAGCCCCTCGCGGACGGGGGGCTCAACGGCCCGCCGCAGCTCGTCTACTCGGCGCAGGGCACGGCCACCGTCGCCTTCGTCCAGGGCAACGCCAGGACCGGCGAGGTCAAGGTCACCGACCGGGCGGCGAACGGCACGTGGTCGAAGCCGGTCACCGTCTCCAAGCCCGGCACCTACCCCACCGGCCCTACCCTGGCCATCGGGCGCGGCGGCCACGCGGCGGTGGCCTGGCGCACGACGGAGGACCCGTCGTCCGAGTCGAGCACGCAGGTGCTCGCCGTTCGTCCGGCCGGCAGCCTCACCTGGGGTGCGGAGGAGCCCGCCAACGGCTTCCGGACCGGTGGCTGGCGCAAGGTCGCCATCAACCCGCAGGGTGACGTCACCCTGCTCGGCGTCGCCTACGACGAGGGCACCGGGTTCACCGCACGGACGACCACGCGGTCCGCCTCCGGAACCTGGTCCGCGCTGAAGACGATCTCCACCGGCTACGTCCCCGACGACCAGTTCGACCTGACGGCAGGCCCCGACGGCAGCTTCCACGCCGTCTGGACGCAGGGGGACACCGCCCGCAAGCTGATGACCTCCTCGCGGATCGACGGCGTCTGGTCCGCGACCCCGACGCCGCTCTCCACCAACACCACGGGGTACGCCCTGGGCCTGGTCACCGTCGACGCGGCCGACCGGCCCGTCGCCGTGTGGGAGCAGTCCACCGGCGACTTCACCAACCAGCTGCGCACCGCGACCACCGCCCCCCGGCCGCTGCCCGCCTGGCGGGACGTCAGCGGTGACGGCAAGGGCGACCTGGTCGGGCTCACGTCCGCCGGGACGCTGACCGTGCGGACCGGCACGGGCACCGGCGGTCTCGGCACCGGGACCTCGGCGGCGGGCTGGCCGGCCACGTCGACGGTCGTCCCCTTCGGGGACCTCTCCGGCGACCACTGCAACGACCTCCTCGTGAAGGACGCCGCGGGCATGCTGACCCGGTACGACGGCGGCTGCGGCAAGGCGTTCGCGCCGGGCGGGCCGAAGCGGACGCTCGGCGGCGGCTGGCAGATCTACGACAGCCTGACCGCGCCCGGCGACCTCACGGGCGACGGCCGGACGGACCTCCTCGCCCGCACCCCGGCGGGTGAGCTGTGGCTGTACGCCGACAACGGCGCGGGCGCGTTCAAGCCGCGCGTGAGGATCGGCGCCGGCTGGCAGGCGTACAACACGCTCGTCGGCGTCGGCGACCTGAACGGCGACAAGAACGGCGACCTGCTGGCCCGGGACACGGCCGGCGTGCTGTGGCGCTACTACGGCACCGGTACGGGCGCGCTGGGCGCCCGGGTGAAGATCGGCGCCGGCTGGCAGGCCTACAACTCGCTCGCGGCCGTCGGCGACTTCACCGGCGACGGCAAGGCCGACCTGGTGGCCCGGGACACGGCGGGCGTGCTGTGGCGCTACGCGGGCACCGGTACGGGCGCCTTCGCCGGCCGCGTGCAGATCGGCGGCGGCTGGCAGATGTACAAGACGCTGTCCTGA
- a CDS encoding DEAD/DEAH box helicase: protein MSIFSSDHAVMPENNEIVEAVEATEIVEIVEIEADDTAEAVVEETVSDEPTITFGDLGLPEGVVRKLAQNGVTTPFPIQAATIPDALAGKDILGRGRTGSGKTLSFGLPLLATLADGHTEKKKPRGVILTPTRELAMQVADALQPYGDVLGLKMKVVCGGTSMGNQIYALERGVDILVATPGRLRDIINRGACSLEQVQVAVLDEADQMADLGFLPEVTELLDQVPTGGQRLLFSATLENEIDTLVKRYLVDPITHEVDPSAGAVTTMTHHVLVVKPKDKAPVTAAIAARKGRTIIFVRTQLGADRIAEQLRDAGVKADALHGGMTQGARTRTLADFKDGYVNALVATDVAARGIHVDGIDLVLNVDPAGDHKDYLHRSGRTARAGRSGVVVSLALPHQRRQIFRLMEDAGVDASRHIVGGAGAFDPEVAEITGARSLTEVQADSANNSAKQAEREVVDLTKQLERLQRRAVELREEADRLVARAARERGEDPEAAVAEVTEAAEAEVAAAAVEAERAAKAEERREERSTYRDERGNFERRDRGDRGGFNRDDRGGDRGGFRRDNDRGGFRRDNDRPSGGFRRDDRPSGGFNRDDRGGRSFERRDNDRPSGGFRRDDRPSGGFRRDDRPSGGFNRDDRGGRSFERRDNDRPSGGFRRDDRPSGGFRRDDRPSGGFNRDDRGGRSFERRDDRPSGGHRGSDRPFNRDRRDDRPAGGFRSGGDRPYGRRDDHRGSTGSTGGSFGRRDDKPRWKRNG from the coding sequence ATGTCCATTTTCAGTTCTGACCACGCCGTCATGCCCGAGAACAACGAGATCGTCGAGGCCGTAGAGGCCACCGAGATCGTCGAGATCGTCGAGATCGAGGCCGACGACACCGCAGAGGCGGTCGTCGAGGAGACCGTCTCCGACGAGCCCACCATCACCTTCGGCGACCTCGGTCTGCCCGAGGGCGTCGTGCGCAAGCTCGCGCAGAACGGCGTCACCACCCCCTTCCCGATCCAGGCGGCGACCATCCCGGACGCCCTGGCCGGCAAGGACATCCTCGGCCGCGGCCGCACCGGCTCCGGCAAGACCCTCTCCTTCGGTCTGCCGCTGCTCGCCACCCTGGCGGACGGCCACACCGAGAAGAAGAAGCCCCGCGGCGTCATCCTCACCCCGACCCGTGAGCTCGCGATGCAGGTCGCGGACGCCCTCCAGCCCTACGGCGACGTGCTCGGCCTCAAGATGAAGGTCGTCTGCGGCGGTACGTCCATGGGCAACCAGATCTACGCCCTGGAGCGCGGCGTCGACATCCTCGTCGCCACCCCGGGCCGCCTCCGCGACATCATCAACCGCGGCGCCTGCTCCCTGGAGCAGGTCCAGGTCGCCGTCCTCGACGAGGCCGACCAGATGGCCGACCTGGGCTTCCTGCCCGAGGTCACCGAGCTGCTCGACCAGGTCCCGACCGGTGGTCAGCGTCTCCTCTTCTCCGCCACGCTGGAGAACGAGATCGACACGCTCGTGAAGCGCTACCTCGTCGACCCGATCACGCACGAGGTCGACCCGTCCGCCGGTGCCGTCACCACCATGACCCACCACGTCCTCGTCGTGAAGCCGAAGGACAAGGCCCCGGTCACCGCCGCCATCGCCGCCCGCAAGGGCCGCACGATCATCTTCGTCCGCACCCAGCTGGGCGCCGACCGCATCGCCGAGCAGCTCCGCGACGCCGGTGTGAAGGCCGACGCCCTGCACGGCGGCATGACCCAGGGCGCCCGTACGCGCACCCTGGCCGACTTCAAGGACGGCTACGTCAACGCGCTCGTCGCGACCGACGTCGCCGCCCGAGGCATCCACGTCGACGGCATCGACCTGGTCCTGAACGTGGACCCGGCCGGCGACCACAAGGACTACCTGCACCGCTCGGGCCGCACCGCCCGCGCCGGCCGCTCCGGTGTCGTGGTCTCCCTGGCCCTGCCGCACCAGCGCCGTCAGATCTTCCGCCTGATGGAGGACGCGGGCGTCGACGCCTCGCGCCACATCGTCGGCGGCGCCGGCGCCTTCGACCCGGAGGTCGCCGAGATCACCGGCGCCCGTTCGCTGACCGAGGTCCAGGCCGACTCCGCGAACAACTCGGCCAAGCAGGCCGAGCGCGAGGTCGTCGACCTCACCAAGCAGCTGGAGCGCCTGCAGCGCCGCGCCGTCGAGCTCCGCGAGGAGGCCGACCGCCTGGTGGCCCGCGCCGCCCGCGAGCGCGGCGAGGACCCGGAGGCGGCCGTCGCCGAGGTGACCGAGGCCGCCGAGGCCGAGGTCGCCGCCGCGGCCGTCGAGGCCGAGCGCGCCGCGAAGGCCGAGGAGCGCCGCGAGGAGCGTTCGACCTACCGCGACGAGCGGGGCAACTTCGAGCGCCGCGACCGCGGTGACCGGGGTGGCTTCAACCGTGACGACCGCGGTGGCGACCGCGGCGGCTTCCGCCGGGACAACGACCGTGGCGGCTTCCGTCGCGACAACGACCGTCCGTCGGGTGGCTTCCGCCGTGACGACCGTCCGTCGGGTGGCTTCAACCGTGACGACCGTGGTGGCCGTTCCTTCGAGCGTCGCGACAACGACCGTCCGTCCGGTGGTTTCCGCCGTGACGACCGTCCGTCGGGTGGCTTCCGTCGCGATGACCGTCCGTCGGGTGGCTTCAACCGTGACGACCGTGGTGGCCGTTCCTTCGAGCGTCGCGACAACGACCGTCCGTCCGGTGGTTTCCGCCGTGACGACCGTCCGTCGGGTGGCTTCCGTCGCGATGACCGTCCGTCGGGTGGCTTCAACCGTGACGACCGCGGCGGCCGTTCCTTCGAGCGCCGTGACGACCGCCCCTCCGGCGGCCACCGCGGCAGCGACCGTCCGTTCAACCGCGACCGTCGCGACGACCGCCCCGCCGGCGGCTTCCGCTCGGGCGGCGACCGCCCGTACGGCCGTCGTGACGACCACCGAGGCAGCACCGGTTCGACCGGTGGCTCCTTCGGCCGCCGCGACGACAAGCCGCGCTGGAAGCGCAACGGCTGA
- a CDS encoding metallopeptidase family protein — MLEMTREEFEELVAEALDRIPPELTRLMDNVAVFVEDEPSADDPELLGLYEGTPLTERGEWYAGVLPDRITIYRGPTLRMCESREDVVAETEITVVHEIAHHFGIDDERLHALGYG; from the coding sequence GTGCTGGAGATGACGCGCGAGGAGTTCGAGGAGCTTGTCGCCGAGGCCCTGGACCGGATCCCGCCGGAGCTGACACGGCTGATGGACAACGTCGCCGTGTTCGTGGAGGACGAGCCCTCCGCGGACGATCCCGAGCTGCTCGGGCTCTACGAGGGGACTCCGCTGACCGAGCGCGGTGAGTGGTACGCCGGGGTGCTGCCCGACCGGATCACGATCTACCGGGGGCCGACGCTGCGGATGTGCGAGTCGCGCGAGGACGTGGTCGCGGAGACCGAGATCACCGTCGTGCACGAGATCGCCCACCACTTCGGCATCGACGACGAGCGGCTGCACGCGCTCGGCTACGGCTGA
- a CDS encoding DUF1254 domain-containing protein, whose product MQLTPEEARRTAADAWIWGCPVLDNYRTMYAQAIDAHDPRYVGGFGRFRHYSEPFTPADTDVATPNNDTPYSVAWLDLRAEPYVISVPALDRYYVLPLHDLDTAYVGYIGARATGPAAGDHLVVGPGWNGTAPEGIASVLRADTFLVGILGRTYLAGPEDVPALRAIQERYALRPLSTYTDTAAPHPVDEPVWPVWREEDLGTVEFFTLLDFLLQFFPVLDEERGVRDRLAALGVSGTGAFEPAALSPELRAAVEQGIADGRARLEKAVAAATVSTDLFGTRAELGDDYIGRAVAADIGLYGLPTAEAWYGGWSADDRGEHPPNGHDHDHVAHFPPGQLPPARFFWSVTLYGLPDRLLVANAIDRYAIGDRTPGLVYDDDGGLTLHVRKDRPADPKEAANWLPAPDGPFSLVVRLYGPDPSVLDGSWRLPPLAVAD is encoded by the coding sequence GTGCAGCTGACGCCCGAGGAGGCCCGCCGGACGGCGGCCGACGCCTGGATCTGGGGCTGTCCGGTCCTGGACAACTACCGCACGATGTACGCGCAGGCGATCGACGCCCACGACCCCCGGTACGTGGGCGGCTTCGGCCGTTTCCGGCACTACTCGGAGCCGTTCACCCCGGCCGACACGGACGTCGCGACCCCGAACAACGACACCCCGTACTCCGTGGCCTGGCTCGACCTGCGGGCCGAACCGTACGTGATCTCCGTCCCGGCGCTCGACCGCTACTACGTACTGCCGCTGCACGACCTGGACACCGCGTACGTCGGATACATCGGCGCCCGTGCCACGGGACCGGCCGCCGGTGACCACCTGGTCGTCGGCCCCGGCTGGAACGGCACCGCTCCCGAGGGCATCGCGAGCGTCCTGCGCGCCGACACCTTCCTCGTCGGAATCCTCGGCCGCACCTACCTCGCCGGCCCCGAGGACGTACCCGCCCTGCGCGCGATCCAGGAGCGGTACGCGCTCCGCCCCCTCTCCACGTACACGGACACGGCCGCCCCGCACCCCGTCGACGAGCCGGTGTGGCCGGTCTGGCGCGAGGAGGACCTCGGGACGGTCGAGTTCTTCACGCTCCTCGACTTCCTGCTCCAGTTCTTCCCCGTCCTGGACGAGGAGCGCGGGGTGCGCGACCGGCTCGCGGCCCTCGGCGTGTCCGGCACGGGCGCGTTCGAACCGGCCGCGCTCTCCCCCGAGCTCCGGGCCGCCGTCGAACAGGGCATCGCGGACGGCCGGGCCCGCCTGGAGAAGGCCGTGGCGGCCGCCACCGTCTCCACGGACCTCTTCGGCACCCGCGCGGAGCTCGGCGACGACTACATCGGCCGCGCGGTCGCCGCCGACATCGGGCTCTACGGCCTCCCCACCGCCGAAGCCTGGTACGGCGGCTGGTCGGCGGACGACCGCGGCGAACACCCGCCGAACGGGCACGACCACGACCACGTCGCCCACTTCCCGCCCGGGCAGCTGCCCCCGGCCCGCTTCTTCTGGTCGGTCACGCTCTACGGCCTGCCGGACCGGCTGCTCGTCGCCAACGCGATCGACCGGTACGCGATCGGCGACCGCACCCCGGGGCTCGTGTACGACGACGACGGCGGACTCACCCTCCACGTACGGAAGGACCGCCCGGCCGATCCGAAGGAGGCGGCGAACTGGCTGCCCGCCCCCGACGGCCCGTTCAGCCTCGTCGTGCGGCTGTACGGCCCCGATCCCTCGGTCCTCGACGGCAGTTGGCGGCTCCCGCCCCTCGCCGTCGCCGACTGA
- a CDS encoding dihydrofolate reductase family protein, which yields MRIVISEFISLDGVVQAPGGPEEDTDGGFAHGGWTHPFFDPEVVGGAFAEATERAEALLFGRRTWQTMAAAWPERAGDPFADRMNALPKYVVSGTLAEAGLGWNTTLIPADKALSRLRELHDTPGGDLLVMGSPSLARTLLAEDLADELRLMVMPVLLGGGKSIFPSDGALRTLELASTVTSPQGVNVCTYRRPETH from the coding sequence ATGCGCATCGTGATCAGCGAGTTCATCAGCCTCGACGGCGTCGTCCAGGCCCCGGGCGGTCCCGAGGAGGACACCGACGGCGGTTTCGCCCACGGCGGCTGGACGCACCCCTTCTTCGACCCGGAGGTCGTGGGCGGCGCGTTCGCCGAGGCGACCGAGCGGGCCGAGGCCCTGCTCTTCGGCCGCCGCACCTGGCAGACCATGGCCGCGGCCTGGCCGGAGCGGGCCGGCGACCCCTTCGCCGACCGGATGAACGCGCTCCCGAAGTACGTCGTCTCCGGCACCCTCGCCGAGGCCGGCCTCGGCTGGAACACCACGCTCATCCCCGCCGACAAGGCCCTGTCCCGCCTCCGCGAACTCCACGACACCCCCGGCGGAGACCTCCTCGTCATGGGCAGCCCCAGCCTCGCCCGCACCCTCCTGGCCGAGGACCTCGCCGACGAACTCCGCCTGATGGTCATGCCGGTGCTCCTCGGCGGCGGAAAGTCGATCTTCCCGTCCGACGGCGCCCTCCGCACCCTCGAACTGGCCTCCACGGTCACCAGCCCCCAGGGCGTCAACGTCTGCACGTACCGCCGCCCGGAAACCCACTGA